Proteins from one Fragaria vesca subsp. vesca linkage group LG6, FraVesHawaii_1.0, whole genome shotgun sequence genomic window:
- the LOC101295359 gene encoding uncharacterized protein LOC101295359 — protein sequence MASVPFVSISQCQFGYFLQFMAWDLWGPSHPQVELETTYFPQSEWHCDFYFGYGHDIIEENALNEKFCLEVVKRLLAKADTEIDDFKKDLVSLQSELAWAKHEEWNDICFGALSDNFAFGDSSIKNSRNKDENNIEVQSLVHTEPAESTDEKDEQPADVMAKSSLIYGNGCSSEVKNSCMPILTENGCDEIRKKPSTRSQTLMSSLTSEIKATLQQTNKPACPLVKYGGQDALRQSAGIKKSNGCPESSLCASSPTECNVEQKLIDFVLQTARKVGIRKSKMTMGNKIGCPNESLSTTKNGRNQRKTVKFQGRSTDKEGSDQFTIAKETQSLKRKRKSPLSAQNVQETCFPSTEISSNTKVISKAEKEQKSKITDDNTRLNLISKKCEKLGHIEHCEDKDHGTSHGNSKTSASQLQKKRKRTPSSPLTADTRERTACLGSKDLNSYLRKKRKVTSVFTCTAEVKDLSLSLPLQDLHRDATNGSFEEDLKHPEREDSEIVEASKSQKQRNMTSTFTIPAEIKDLSLGVGMQNLHKDRDATNGKVEEDPLIVKSYSGDDSHTRNLVPYAIPTPIPSQRLMEMTVGKLKELAKRLELKNIHKLRKMELVDLLAKTQGGH from the exons ATGGCCTCGGTTCCATTTGTTTCGATTTCTCAGTGTCAGTTTG GATATTTCTTGCAATTCATGGCTTGGGATCTGTGGGGTCCATCACATCCTCAAG TTGAACTTGAGACTACTTACTTCCCGCAATCGGAATGGCATTGTGACTTTTACTTTGGCTATGGACATG ATATCATAGAAGAAAATGCGCTAAACGAGAAATTTTGTTTAGAAGTAGTGAAGAGATTGCTGGCAAAGGCCGATACAGAAATTGATGATTTCAAAAAGGATTTGGTGTCTCTTCAAAGTGAACTAGCGTGGGCTAAACATGAGGAATGGAATGACATATGTTTTGGTGCTTTGAGTGACAATTTTGCTTTCGGTGACAGTTCTATCAAGAATTCGAGAAATAAAGATGAGAACAATATCGAGGTTCAATCACTAGTGCATACAGAACCTGCAGAGAGTACAGATGAGAAAGATGAGCAG CCTGCAGATGTTATGGCCAAAAGTTCTCTTATCTATGGAAATGGCTGTTCCAGTGAGGTGAAAAATTCATGCATGCCTATTTTGACAGAAAATGGATGTGATGAAATAAGGAAAAAGCCTTCTACTAGAAGTCAAACCTTGATGTCATCTTTAACTTCTGAAATCAAGGCAACCCTTCAACAAACCAATAAG CCTGCATGTCCCCTTGTTAAGTATGGTGGTCAAGACGCTTTGAGACAATCAGCTGGCATCAAGAAGAGTAATGGATGTCCGGAATCCAGCTTGTGCGCTTCAAGTCCGACAGAATGTAATGTAGAGCAAAAGCTGATTGACTTTGTTCTGCAAACTGCACGAAAAGTGGGCATCAGAAAATCAAAGATGACTATGGGTAACAAGATTGGCTGTCCAAATGAGTCTTTAAGTACCACTAAAAATGGAAGAAATCAACGAAAAACAGTCAAGTTTCAAGGCAGGAGCACTGATAAGGAAGGTTCTGATCAGTTCACAATAGCAAAAGAAACTCAAAGCCTAAAGCGAAAGAGGAAATCACCATTGAGTGCACAGAATGTCCAAGAAACATGTTTTCCTTCTACAGAGATCAGTTCAAATACAAAGGTTATTTCAAAAGCTGAGAAGGAACAAAAATCCAAAATAACTGATGACAATACTAGGTTGAATCTGATTTCGAAGAAGTGTGAAAAATTAGGTCATATTGAACATTGTGAAGACAAAGATCATGGCACCTCTCATGGTAATAGTAAAACTTCAGCTTCACAGTTGCAAAAGAAGAGGAAAAGGACTCCAAGTTCCCCACTTACTGCAGACACTAGAGAAAGGACTGCATGTTTAGGCTCAAAAGACTTGAACAGTTATTTGCGAAAGAAGAGGAAAGTGACTTCAGTTTTCACATGTACTGCCGAGGTAAAAGATTTGTCTTTAAGTTTGCCATTGCAAGATTTACACAGAGACGCTACTAATGGTTCTTTTGAGGAAGATCTTAAGCATCCAGAGAGGGAAGATTCAGAAATTGTAGAGGCTTCAAAGTCACAAAAGCAGAGAAATATGACTTCAACTTTCACAATTCCTGCAGAAATTAAAGATCTGTCTTTAGGTGTGGGCATGCAAAATTTACACAAGGATAGGGACGCAACTAATGGTAAGGTTGAGGAAGATCCTCTGATCGTCAAGTCCTATTCTGGAGATGATTCTCACACTAGGAATTTGGTTCCATATGCAATTCCAACTCCTATTCCAAGTCAGAGGTTGATGGAAATGACTGTAGGTAAACTGAAAGAATTGGCAAAGAGACTTGAACTGAAAAACATTCACAAGCTACGGAAAATGGAGCTGGTTGACCTACTAGCCAAGACACAGGGAGGTCACTAA
- the LOC101307316 gene encoding uncharacterized protein LOC101307316, with product MANDDQMFLLYFIMGTYFGPDVKGERPPKSVLQRIAEGLPPYTFEQLDGSQITTAEVQQVYYYVLRKADQSAIVQLPLLHQFFHGNLFIQGQEDTANYPQFPDLFPPLLHYNSQSRTRFNFFENIVFIRNPEISYIKPGDLERFKRLTGLKDLFLDRDSERLHANTDGCVSYDTTVHEQKSNGGSPSIRSSRSSTIKKHVDDLLECKDSLKQVHLVAPTSSVEYNGTPVMYSYMAPLPTGNGSEDTQKVDPTMIFLPSPPTEKEWSDIVAATKHGFALTGSAATGQIGPTIGLIDIGESEDSYLFRVSLPGVRRDEREFSCEVENEGRVLIRGVTITGEKTVYRYCQIFEMQTQNLCPTGHFSISFQLPGPVNPQHFSGNFGTDGILEGVVMKRLDETGRLR from the exons ATGGCAAATGATGATCAGATGTTTCTCTTGTACTTCATAATGGGTACCTACTTTGGCCCTGATGTTAAAGGAGAAAGGCCTCCTAAGTCAGTCTTGCAGAGAATAGCCGAGGGACTTCCACCATATACTTTTGAACAACTAGATGGGTCCCAAATCACTACAGCAGAGGTACAGCAAGTATACTATTATGTTCTTAGGAAGGCTGATCAATCTGCCATTGTTCAGTTACCTTTGTTGCACCAGTTCTTCCATGGTAATCTCTTCATCCAAGGACAAGAAGACACAGCCAATTACCCTCAGTTTCCTGATCTCTTTCCTCCCCTACTTCACTACAATTCGCAGTCAAGAACCAGATTCAACTTCTTTGAGAACATTGTATTTATCAGAAATCCGGAAATATCTTACATTAAGCCAGGAGACTTAGAAAGATTTAAGAGGCTAACTGGGCTGAAAGATCTTTTTCTGGATAGAGATTCTGAGAGGTTGCATGCCAATACTGATGGATGTGTTTCTTATGATACGACAGTCCATGAGCAGAAGTCTAATGGAGGATCACCTTCCATTAGATCTTCTCGAAGCTCTACTATAAAAAAACATGTAGATGATCTCCTAGAATGTAAGGATTCTCTGAAACAAGTGCATTTGGTGGCTCCTACCAGTAGCGTTGAATATAATGGTACACCTGTTATGTACAGTTATATGGCTCCTCTGCCAACGGGAAATGGCTCTGAAGATACGCAGAAAGTTGATCCTACTATGATTTTTCTTCCTTCTCCTCCAACTGAAAAGGAGTGGTCAGATATTGTAGCTGCAACCAAACATGGATTTGCATTGACTGGGAGTGCAGCAACAGGACAGATAGGACCAACTATAGGACTCATTGACATTGGAGAGTCTGAGGACTCCTACCTGTTTCGTGTATCGCTTCCCGGGGTGAGAAGAGATGAAA GGGAATTTAGCTGTGAAGTTGAAAATGAAGGACGAGTATTGATCAGAGGGGTCACCATAACAGGTGAGAAGACAGTCTATAGGTACTGTCAGATCTTTGAAATGCAAACGCAAAATCTCTGCCCTACAGGGCATTTTTCGATCTCATTCCAGCTGCCTGGTCCAGTTAATCCCCAACATTTTTCGGGTAATTTTGGTACTGATGGAATCCTAGAAGGAGTTGTGATGAAACGCTTAGATGAGACAGGACGCTTACGCTGA